The following coding sequences are from one Gossypium hirsutum isolate 1008001.06 chromosome A12, Gossypium_hirsutum_v2.1, whole genome shotgun sequence window:
- the LOC121211138 gene encoding protein YABBY 4 isoform X8, producing the protein MSSSSTLSLDHLPPSEQLCYVHCNICDTVLAVSVPCTSLFKTVTVRCGHCTNLLPVNMRGLLMPSANQFHLPHNFFTPSHNLLEEISNPSPNILLNQGNTSDITLPTRGVVDELPRPPVINRPPEKRQRVPSAYNRFIKDEIQRIKAGNPDITHREAFSAAAKNWAHFPHIHFGLMPDQPAKRTNRGRSHERWIFCFS; encoded by the exons ATGTCATCCTCTTCTACCTTGTCTTTGGACCACCTCCCTCCCTCCGAGCAGCTCTGTTACGTTCATTGCAACATCTGCGACACTGTCCTTGCG gtTAGTGTTCCTTGCACAAGTTTATTCAAGACTGTGACGGTTCGATGTGGCCACTGCACCAATCTTTTGCCAGTGAACATGCGTGGGTTGCTTATGCCCTCGGCTAATCAGTTTCATTTGCCTCACAATTTTTTCACTCCTTCCCATAATCTTCTG GAAGAGATCTCAAATCCTTCTCCCAACATTTTGCTGAATCAAGGCAACACCAGTGACATCACCTTACCCACTCGTGGAGTAGTTGATGAGCTTCCAAGGCCTCCTGTTATCAACAGAC CTCCGGAGAAACGACAGAGAGTCCCCTCAGCGTACAACCGATTCATCAA GGACGAGATCCAACGCATCAAGGCAGGAAACCCTGATATAACTCACAGAGAAGCCTTCAGTGCAGCTGCAAAGAAT TGGGCTCACTTCCCACATATTCACTTTGGCCTAATGCCTGATCAGCCTGCCAAGAGGACTAAC CGAGGACGTTCTCATGAAAGATGGATTTTTTGCTTCAGCTAA
- the LOC121211138 gene encoding protein YABBY 4 isoform X3, producing MSSSSTLSLDHLPPSEQLCYVHCNICDTVLAVSVPCTSLFKTVTVRCGHCTNLLPVNMRGLLMPSANQFHLPHNFFTPSHNLLEEISNPSPNILLNQGNTSDITLPTRGVVDELPRPPVINRLCFYCHKEEEKNMERQEMMIALAKEAPEKRQRVPSAYNRFIKDEIQRIKAGNPDITHREAFSAAAKNWAHFPHIHFGLMPDQPAKRTNRGRSHERWIFCFS from the exons ATGTCATCCTCTTCTACCTTGTCTTTGGACCACCTCCCTCCCTCCGAGCAGCTCTGTTACGTTCATTGCAACATCTGCGACACTGTCCTTGCG gtTAGTGTTCCTTGCACAAGTTTATTCAAGACTGTGACGGTTCGATGTGGCCACTGCACCAATCTTTTGCCAGTGAACATGCGTGGGTTGCTTATGCCCTCGGCTAATCAGTTTCATTTGCCTCACAATTTTTTCACTCCTTCCCATAATCTTCTG GAAGAGATCTCAAATCCTTCTCCCAACATTTTGCTGAATCAAGGCAACACCAGTGACATCACCTTACCCACTCGTGGAGTAGTTGATGAGCTTCCAAGGCCTCCTGTTATCAACAGAC TGTGTTTTTACTGtcataaagaagaagaaaaaaacatgGAGAGGCAGGAAATGATGATAGCACTTGCAAAAGAAG CTCCGGAGAAACGACAGAGAGTCCCCTCAGCGTACAACCGATTCATCAA GGACGAGATCCAACGCATCAAGGCAGGAAACCCTGATATAACTCACAGAGAAGCCTTCAGTGCAGCTGCAAAGAAT TGGGCTCACTTCCCACATATTCACTTTGGCCTAATGCCTGATCAGCCTGCCAAGAGGACTAAC CGAGGACGTTCTCATGAAAGATGGATTTTTTGCTTCAGCTAA
- the LOC121211138 gene encoding protein YABBY 4 isoform X6, whose translation MSSSSTLSLDHLPPSEQLCYVHCNICDTVLAVSVPCTSLFKTVTVRCGHCTNLLPVNMRGLLMPSANQFHLPHNFFTPSHNLLEEISNPSPNILLNQGNTSDITLPTRGVVDELPRPPVINRPPEKRQRVPSAYNRFIKDEIQRIKAGNPDITHREAFSAAAKNWAHFPHIHFGLMPDQPAKRTNESEDVLMKDGFFASANVGVTPY comes from the exons ATGTCATCCTCTTCTACCTTGTCTTTGGACCACCTCCCTCCCTCCGAGCAGCTCTGTTACGTTCATTGCAACATCTGCGACACTGTCCTTGCG gtTAGTGTTCCTTGCACAAGTTTATTCAAGACTGTGACGGTTCGATGTGGCCACTGCACCAATCTTTTGCCAGTGAACATGCGTGGGTTGCTTATGCCCTCGGCTAATCAGTTTCATTTGCCTCACAATTTTTTCACTCCTTCCCATAATCTTCTG GAAGAGATCTCAAATCCTTCTCCCAACATTTTGCTGAATCAAGGCAACACCAGTGACATCACCTTACCCACTCGTGGAGTAGTTGATGAGCTTCCAAGGCCTCCTGTTATCAACAGAC CTCCGGAGAAACGACAGAGAGTCCCCTCAGCGTACAACCGATTCATCAA GGACGAGATCCAACGCATCAAGGCAGGAAACCCTGATATAACTCACAGAGAAGCCTTCAGTGCAGCTGCAAAGAAT TGGGCTCACTTCCCACATATTCACTTTGGCCTAATGCCTGATCAGCCTGCCAAGAGGACTAAC GAAAGCGAGGACGTTCTCATGAAAGATGGATTTTTTGCTTCAGCTAACGTCGGCGTCACTCCTTACTAA
- the LOC121211138 gene encoding protein YABBY 4 isoform X2, with translation MSSSSTLSLDHLPPSEQLCYVHCNICDTVLAVSVPCTSLFKTVTVRCGHCTNLLPVNMRGLLMPSANQFHLPHNFFTPSHNLLEEISNPSPNILLNQGNTSDITLPTRGVVDELPRPPVINRLCFYCHKEEEKNMERQEMMIALAKEAPEKRQRVPSAYNRFIKDEIQRIKAGNPDITHREAFSAAAKNWAHFPHIHFGLMPDQPAKRTNESEDVLMKDGFFASANVGVTPY, from the exons ATGTCATCCTCTTCTACCTTGTCTTTGGACCACCTCCCTCCCTCCGAGCAGCTCTGTTACGTTCATTGCAACATCTGCGACACTGTCCTTGCG gtTAGTGTTCCTTGCACAAGTTTATTCAAGACTGTGACGGTTCGATGTGGCCACTGCACCAATCTTTTGCCAGTGAACATGCGTGGGTTGCTTATGCCCTCGGCTAATCAGTTTCATTTGCCTCACAATTTTTTCACTCCTTCCCATAATCTTCTG GAAGAGATCTCAAATCCTTCTCCCAACATTTTGCTGAATCAAGGCAACACCAGTGACATCACCTTACCCACTCGTGGAGTAGTTGATGAGCTTCCAAGGCCTCCTGTTATCAACAGAC TGTGTTTTTACTGtcataaagaagaagaaaaaaacatgGAGAGGCAGGAAATGATGATAGCACTTGCAAAAGAAG CTCCGGAGAAACGACAGAGAGTCCCCTCAGCGTACAACCGATTCATCAA GGACGAGATCCAACGCATCAAGGCAGGAAACCCTGATATAACTCACAGAGAAGCCTTCAGTGCAGCTGCAAAGAAT TGGGCTCACTTCCCACATATTCACTTTGGCCTAATGCCTGATCAGCCTGCCAAGAGGACTAAC GAAAGCGAGGACGTTCTCATGAAAGATGGATTTTTTGCTTCAGCTAACGTCGGCGTCACTCCTTACTAA
- the LOC121211138 gene encoding axial regulator YABBY 1 isoform X4 — translation MSSSSTLSLDHLPPSEQLCYVHCNICDTVLAVSVPCTSLFKTVTVRCGHCTNLLPVNMRGLLMPSANQFHLPHNFFTPSHNLLEEISNPSPNILLNQGNTSDITLPTRGVVDELPRPPVINRPPEKRQRVPSAYNRFIKDEIQRIKAGNPDITHREAFSAAAKNWAHFPHIHFGLMPDQPAKRTNVRQQESEDVLMKDGFFASANVGVTPY, via the exons ATGTCATCCTCTTCTACCTTGTCTTTGGACCACCTCCCTCCCTCCGAGCAGCTCTGTTACGTTCATTGCAACATCTGCGACACTGTCCTTGCG gtTAGTGTTCCTTGCACAAGTTTATTCAAGACTGTGACGGTTCGATGTGGCCACTGCACCAATCTTTTGCCAGTGAACATGCGTGGGTTGCTTATGCCCTCGGCTAATCAGTTTCATTTGCCTCACAATTTTTTCACTCCTTCCCATAATCTTCTG GAAGAGATCTCAAATCCTTCTCCCAACATTTTGCTGAATCAAGGCAACACCAGTGACATCACCTTACCCACTCGTGGAGTAGTTGATGAGCTTCCAAGGCCTCCTGTTATCAACAGAC CTCCGGAGAAACGACAGAGAGTCCCCTCAGCGTACAACCGATTCATCAA GGACGAGATCCAACGCATCAAGGCAGGAAACCCTGATATAACTCACAGAGAAGCCTTCAGTGCAGCTGCAAAGAAT TGGGCTCACTTCCCACATATTCACTTTGGCCTAATGCCTGATCAGCCTGCCAAGAGGACTAACGTGCGCCAGCAA GAAAGCGAGGACGTTCTCATGAAAGATGGATTTTTTGCTTCAGCTAACGTCGGCGTCACTCCTTACTAA
- the LOC121211138 gene encoding protein YABBY 4 isoform X5, which produces MSSSSTLSLDHLPPSEQLCYVHCNICDTVLAVSVPCTSLFKTVTVRCGHCTNLLPVNMRGLLMPSANQFHLPHNFFTPSHNLLEEISNPSPNILLNQGNTSDITLPTRGVVDELPRPPVINRLCFYCHKEEEKNMERQEMMIALAKEAPEKRQRVPSAYNRFIKDEIQRIKAGNPDITHREAFSAAAKNESEDVLMKDGFFASANVGVTPY; this is translated from the exons ATGTCATCCTCTTCTACCTTGTCTTTGGACCACCTCCCTCCCTCCGAGCAGCTCTGTTACGTTCATTGCAACATCTGCGACACTGTCCTTGCG gtTAGTGTTCCTTGCACAAGTTTATTCAAGACTGTGACGGTTCGATGTGGCCACTGCACCAATCTTTTGCCAGTGAACATGCGTGGGTTGCTTATGCCCTCGGCTAATCAGTTTCATTTGCCTCACAATTTTTTCACTCCTTCCCATAATCTTCTG GAAGAGATCTCAAATCCTTCTCCCAACATTTTGCTGAATCAAGGCAACACCAGTGACATCACCTTACCCACTCGTGGAGTAGTTGATGAGCTTCCAAGGCCTCCTGTTATCAACAGAC TGTGTTTTTACTGtcataaagaagaagaaaaaaacatgGAGAGGCAGGAAATGATGATAGCACTTGCAAAAGAAG CTCCGGAGAAACGACAGAGAGTCCCCTCAGCGTACAACCGATTCATCAA GGACGAGATCCAACGCATCAAGGCAGGAAACCCTGATATAACTCACAGAGAAGCCTTCAGTGCAGCTGCAAAGAAT GAAAGCGAGGACGTTCTCATGAAAGATGGATTTTTTGCTTCAGCTAACGTCGGCGTCACTCCTTACTAA
- the LOC121211138 gene encoding protein YABBY 4 isoform X1 gives MSSSSTLSLDHLPPSEQLCYVHCNICDTVLAVSVPCTSLFKTVTVRCGHCTNLLPVNMRGLLMPSANQFHLPHNFFTPSHNLLEEISNPSPNILLNQGNTSDITLPTRGVVDELPRPPVINRLCFYCHKEEEKNMERQEMMIALAKEAPEKRQRVPSAYNRFIKDEIQRIKAGNPDITHREAFSAAAKNWAHFPHIHFGLMPDQPAKRTNVRQQESEDVLMKDGFFASANVGVTPY, from the exons ATGTCATCCTCTTCTACCTTGTCTTTGGACCACCTCCCTCCCTCCGAGCAGCTCTGTTACGTTCATTGCAACATCTGCGACACTGTCCTTGCG gtTAGTGTTCCTTGCACAAGTTTATTCAAGACTGTGACGGTTCGATGTGGCCACTGCACCAATCTTTTGCCAGTGAACATGCGTGGGTTGCTTATGCCCTCGGCTAATCAGTTTCATTTGCCTCACAATTTTTTCACTCCTTCCCATAATCTTCTG GAAGAGATCTCAAATCCTTCTCCCAACATTTTGCTGAATCAAGGCAACACCAGTGACATCACCTTACCCACTCGTGGAGTAGTTGATGAGCTTCCAAGGCCTCCTGTTATCAACAGAC TGTGTTTTTACTGtcataaagaagaagaaaaaaacatgGAGAGGCAGGAAATGATGATAGCACTTGCAAAAGAAG CTCCGGAGAAACGACAGAGAGTCCCCTCAGCGTACAACCGATTCATCAA GGACGAGATCCAACGCATCAAGGCAGGAAACCCTGATATAACTCACAGAGAAGCCTTCAGTGCAGCTGCAAAGAAT TGGGCTCACTTCCCACATATTCACTTTGGCCTAATGCCTGATCAGCCTGCCAAGAGGACTAACGTGCGCCAGCAA GAAAGCGAGGACGTTCTCATGAAAGATGGATTTTTTGCTTCAGCTAACGTCGGCGTCACTCCTTACTAA
- the LOC121211138 gene encoding protein YABBY 4 isoform X7, whose product MSSSSTLSLDHLPPSEQLCYVHCNICDTVLAVSVPCTSLFKTVTVRCGHCTNLLPVNMRGLLMPSANQFHLPHNFFTPSHNLLEEISNPSPNILLNQGNTSDITLPTRGVVDELPRPPVINRLCFYCHKEEEKNMERQEMMIALAKEGNENQAISDLFLLFVATLELMSFRKGSGETTESPLSVQPIHQGRDPTHQGRKP is encoded by the exons ATGTCATCCTCTTCTACCTTGTCTTTGGACCACCTCCCTCCCTCCGAGCAGCTCTGTTACGTTCATTGCAACATCTGCGACACTGTCCTTGCG gtTAGTGTTCCTTGCACAAGTTTATTCAAGACTGTGACGGTTCGATGTGGCCACTGCACCAATCTTTTGCCAGTGAACATGCGTGGGTTGCTTATGCCCTCGGCTAATCAGTTTCATTTGCCTCACAATTTTTTCACTCCTTCCCATAATCTTCTG GAAGAGATCTCAAATCCTTCTCCCAACATTTTGCTGAATCAAGGCAACACCAGTGACATCACCTTACCCACTCGTGGAGTAGTTGATGAGCTTCCAAGGCCTCCTGTTATCAACAGAC TGTGTTTTTACTGtcataaagaagaagaaaaaaacatgGAGAGGCAGGAAATGATGATAGCACTTGCAAAAGAAGGCAATGAAAATCAGGCCATTTCCGATTTATTTCTACTGTTTGTTGCAACGCTGGAGCTCATGTCATTTCGCAAGGG CTCCGGAGAAACGACAGAGAGTCCCCTCAGCGTACAACCGATTCATCAA GGACGAGATCCAACGCATCAAGGCAGGAAACCCTGA